From the Saccharomonospora marina XMU15 genome, the window CGGACGAGCTGTTGCCGACGCTGCGGGAGCGGTGAACGCGCTGATACCTACCCCGAACGGGTGAGGATCGGGTTTTCGGGAACCACTCGCCCTCCGCCCGCGTCGATCCGGTCACGGACTACCGCGAAGGCCACCCGGGGGTGCAGGGGGCCTCGTGGCCCTCGTGAGGCGGGGTAGGGCGCGGAGGTTTGGGCGGGTTTGTGAAAACCTCACCCCCAACCATGGCCTCGCCGCACGAGGGCCACGGCTCGCCGGTAGCCTCTTCGGTCGTGAGCACGGAGACGAATCCCACAGACCTTACCGAAGCCGCGTTCGCCGGTTTCGACCTGATCGTCGTCGGGTCGGGTTTCTTCGGCCTGACGGTGGCGGAGCGGGCGGCGAGTCAGCTCGACAAGCGCGTTCTCGTGCTCGAGCGGCGCGAACACATCGGCGGCAACGCCTACTCCGAACCGGAGCCGGAGACCGGCATCGAGGTGCACCGCTACGGCGCTCACCTGTTCCACACCTCCAACAAGCGAGTGTGGGACTACGTGAACCAGTTCACCGACTTCACGAACTACCAGCACCGGGTGTTCGCCAAGTACCAGGGACAGGTCTACACCTTCCCGATGAACCTCCACCTCATCAACCAGTTCTTCGGCAAGTCACACAGCCCCGACGAGGCACGCGCGCTGATCGCCGACCAGGCCAGCGAGATCGACACCAAGGACGCGCAGAATCTCGAGGAGAAGGCCGTCTCGCTGATCGGGCGCCCGCTGTACGAGGCGTTCGTGCGGGGCTACACCGCCAAGCAGTGGCAGACCGATCCCAAGGAACTGTCGGCGTCGATCATCACCCGGCTGCCGGTCCGCTACAACTTCAACAACCGCTACTTCAACGACACCTACGAAGGCCTTCCCGTCGACGGCTACACCGCGTGGCTGAAGCGGATGGCCGACCACCCCAACATCGAGGTGCGGCTCAACGTGGACTACTTCGCCGTCCGCGACCTCGTCCCGCATGGCACACCGACCGTCTACACCGGTCCGCTCGACCGCTACTTCGACTACCGCGAGGGCAGGCTCGGCTGGCGCACGCTCGACTTCGAGCAGGAAGTCGTTGCCACCGGCGACTACCAGGGAACCTCGGTGATGAACTACAACGACATCGAGGTGCCCTACACCCGGATTCACGAGTTCCGGCACTTCCACCCCGAGCGCGACTACCCCGAGGACAAGACCGTGATCGTGCGTGAGTACTCGCGGTTCGCCTCCGACGACGACGAGCCGTACTACCCGATCAACACGGCCGAGGACAGGGCGAAACTGGAGAGCTACCGCGAACTCGCCCGCAAGGAGGCCCGCGAGCGCAACGTGCTCTTCGGCGGACGGCTCGGTACGTACAAGTACCTGGACATGCACATGGCCATCGGGTCGGCACTGTCCATGTTCGACAACAAGATCGCCCCGCACCTGACCGAGGGCGCGCCGCTGGACGGATCGATCGATGCTTGAGAAGGACCCTACGGCGAAGGTGGCTGCCGACGCCCGCCCCGCTCATCCCGAACTGTCCGGTGAACTCGCCGTACTCGCGGGTGTGCAGCGTGCCATGGCTCGCCCCGCCACCGTTCGCGTGGCTCGCGGGCTTTCCCACTTCGGTGAGCACAGCGCGGGCTGGTTCGCGTTGGGCCTGCTCGGCGCGGCAGTCGACAGCAAGCGCCGCAAGGACTGGCTCACCGCCGCGGCGGGCGTCGTCGGCGCCCACGCCGCTTCCATCGCGGTCAAGCGGGTGGTACGCCGTCCCCGTCCCGACCACCCGGACGTGAAGGTGGGTGTGGGCACGCCCAGCAAGCTGAGCTTCCCGTCCTCACACGCGACCTCGACCACCGCCGCGGCCGTGCTGTACTCCGGACTGACGGGCCGTAACCTCGTGCCCGCGCTCGTGCCGCCGATGCTGGCCTCTCGGCTGGTGCTCGGCGTTCATTACCCGACAGACGTGGTCGTCGGCGCGGCGCTCGGCGGCGCCGTCGGCGGCCTCCTGCGCCGCAGGCTGAACTCACGGAAGCGGAAACCACGATGAGTGAGACCACCGAGCATGCCGAAGTGAGCGACAGCGCTCTGGCACGCAAGAAGGGTCCGGTCGGGACCGTCTTCGGGGTGTTGAAGACGGCGCGGCCACGGCAGTGGGTGAAGAACGTACTGGTGCTGGCCGCGCCGTTCACGGCGGGCCAGATCGCCAACCTCGACGTGCTTCGGGACGCGGCGGTCGCGTTCGTGGCGTTCTCCCTGGTGGCGTCCTCGGTCTACCTCATCAACGACGCCGTCGACGTCGAAGCCGACCGCGCGCACCCGACGAAGCGCAACCGCCCCATCGCGGCCGGGATCGTGCCCATCCCGGTCGCTTACGTCTCCGCGGTCGCGTTCTTCGCCGCAGGCTGCGCGGTGAGCCTCCTGGCCGACTGGCGGCTGCTCATCGTGTTGCTGATCTACCAGGCCATCCAACTGGGATACTGCTTCGGGCTCAAGCACCAGCCGGTGGTCGACCTGGCGATCGTCGGTTCGGGTTTCCTGATGCGGCTCATCGCGGGCGGTGTCGCCACCGGGATCAGCCTCTCGCAGTGGTTCCTGCTGGTGACCGCGTTCGGTTCGCTGTTCATGGTGGCGGGCAAGCGCTACGCCGAGATCATGCTGTTCGAGCGCACGGGCGCGAAGATCCGGTCGTCGCTGAAGAAGTACTCCGCGAGCTACCTGCGGTTCGTCTGGGCGACCTCCGCCGCGATCCTGATCATGTCCTACAGCCTGTGGGCCTTCGAGCAGCAGCAGCGCGTGTCCGGCACCGTATGGAGCGTCATCTCCATGGTGCCGTTCGTCATCGCCGTCCTGCGTTACGCGGTGGACGTCGACGGGGGCAACGCGGGTGAGCCGGAGGAGATCGCCCTGCGCGACCGCGTGCTGCAGGTGCTCGGTGCG encodes:
- a CDS encoding phosphatase PAP2 family protein, translated to MLEKDPTAKVAADARPAHPELSGELAVLAGVQRAMARPATVRVARGLSHFGEHSAGWFALGLLGAAVDSKRRKDWLTAAAGVVGAHAASIAVKRVVRRPRPDHPDVKVGVGTPSKLSFPSSHATSTTAAAVLYSGLTGRNLVPALVPPMLASRLVLGVHYPTDVVVGAALGGAVGGLLRRRLNSRKRKPR
- the glf gene encoding UDP-galactopyranose mutase; its protein translation is MSTETNPTDLTEAAFAGFDLIVVGSGFFGLTVAERAASQLDKRVLVLERREHIGGNAYSEPEPETGIEVHRYGAHLFHTSNKRVWDYVNQFTDFTNYQHRVFAKYQGQVYTFPMNLHLINQFFGKSHSPDEARALIADQASEIDTKDAQNLEEKAVSLIGRPLYEAFVRGYTAKQWQTDPKELSASIITRLPVRYNFNNRYFNDTYEGLPVDGYTAWLKRMADHPNIEVRLNVDYFAVRDLVPHGTPTVYTGPLDRYFDYREGRLGWRTLDFEQEVVATGDYQGTSVMNYNDIEVPYTRIHEFRHFHPERDYPEDKTVIVREYSRFASDDDEPYYPINTAEDRAKLESYRELARKEARERNVLFGGRLGTYKYLDMHMAIGSALSMFDNKIAPHLTEGAPLDGSIDA
- a CDS encoding decaprenyl-phosphate phosphoribosyltransferase, producing the protein MSETTEHAEVSDSALARKKGPVGTVFGVLKTARPRQWVKNVLVLAAPFTAGQIANLDVLRDAAVAFVAFSLVASSVYLINDAVDVEADRAHPTKRNRPIAAGIVPIPVAYVSAVAFFAAGCAVSLLADWRLLIVLLIYQAIQLGYCFGLKHQPVVDLAIVGSGFLMRLIAGGVATGISLSQWFLLVTAFGSLFMVAGKRYAEIMLFERTGAKIRSSLKKYSASYLRFVWATSAAILIMSYSLWAFEQQQRVSGTVWSVISMVPFVIAVLRYAVDVDGGNAGEPEEIALRDRVLQVLGATWVVTLVFSYYL